In one Juglans regia cultivar Chandler chromosome 11, Walnut 2.0, whole genome shotgun sequence genomic region, the following are encoded:
- the LOC109014131 gene encoding uncharacterized protein LOC109014131 isoform X1 yields the protein MGVFLRRNGNGGLLSRLKALVNLQRFKHTSAEEGSQAQLYVDMGSSSVANGGHIDKSKWTKFDSRIFGISRSIIPQASWVVLKILRSEGFQAYLVGGCVRDLLLNKTPKDFDVITTAKLKQIKKQFHHAEIVGRRFPICKVHIKGSVIEVSSFDTVAERAGEKEKVFSLKVPKGCDENDFIRWRNSICRDFTINALFFDPFANTIYDYANGMVDLRSLKLRTLIPAQLSFKEDCARILRGLRIAARLGLSLSKETDTAIHNLSSSVQSLDKGRIGMELNYMLSYGAAAPSLCLLQRYNLLEMLLPFHAAYLQEAKQSAKSSTMLMKLFFYLDKVVTCDRPSDCSLWMGLLAFNQALVNNPQEALVILTFASVLYHGSWKEGVKFAKTNARMQVNFAPEILGSSDIEADEELAEAVTQLASLVQDSIVALTETESLFKSMSRFPVSQCSGFVFISKKMGKDVAEIFNVLLNDIESYNSGRKSFEIDYHLLGRGFLNETRFVLGKIILETMSEVVEGGMEGVKVEETHLQPDFTKENYGLALSDFVKPRVVKDRNHKRGLSESSLEPQHGKVKKQKLVKKKSNSLSKQEVDDMVKCLEVGEKHQTVIKTGQLPQVEANMTQGIMVERENCQLPEMEVTKEMQEDVENVEKDKRHLKVVEKMLSQDKVTKKDKVLGSRNLRREAKTKQKKMLEKEGLAFSSQVAVKGKRDEVLVKENSSKPLLSSLFK from the exons ATGGGGGTATTCCTAAGAAGAAACGGCAACGGTGGCTTGTTATCTCGTCTCAAAGCCCTGGTTAACTTGCAG AGATTTAAACATACGTCAGCCGAAGAAGGTTCGCAAGCCCAATTATACGTGGATATGGGTTCTTCATCTGTAGCCAATGGAG GCCATATTGATAAGTCGAAATGGACAAAGTTCGATTCCAGAATATTTGGGATAAGCCGTTCAATAATCCCGCAAGCCTCATGGGTTGTGTTAAAAATTCTTAGGAGTGAAG GGTTTCAAGCCTATCTAGTGGGAGGCTGTGTTAGAGATTTGCTCCTAAATAAGACACCAAAAGATTTTGATGTGATTACCACAGCTAAACTTAAGCAG ATCAAGAAACAGTTTCATCATGCTGAGATCGTTGGACGGCGATTTCCTATATGCAAGGTGCATATCAAAGGGTCTGTAATTGAG GTTTCCAGTTTTGATACAGTGGCAGAACGTGctggagaaaaggaaaaagttttttCCTTGAAAGTTCCAAAAGGCTGTGATGAGAACGACTTCATACGCTGGAGAAACTCCATTTGTAGAGACTTCACTATCAATGC CTTGTTCTTTGACCCTTTTGCCAACACAATATATGATTACGCTAATGGAATGGTGGACTTAAGATCCCTAAAG CTGCGAACATTGATCCCTGCTCAATTGTCATTCAAAGAGGATTGtg CAAGAATTTTGCGGGGCTTAAGAATTGCAGCTCGTTTGGGCTTATCATTATCAAAGGAGACAGATACTGCAATTCATAACCTCTCATCATCTGTTCAGAGTTTAGACAAG GGCAGGATAGGGATGGAGTTGAACTATATGCTGTCTTATGGAGCTGCCGCACCTTCTCTCTGCTTGCTTCAGAGATATAACCTACTTGAAATGCTACTTCCATTTCAT GCAGCATATCTTCAAGAGGCCAAGCAGAGTGCCAAGAGTTCCACTATGTTGATG AAATTATTCTTCTATTTGGATAAAGTGGTTACTTGTGATCGACCTTCTGATTGCAGTCTATG GATGGGACTGTTGGCTTTCAACCAGGCATTAGTAAATAACCCTCAAGAGGCtcttgtgattttaacatttgcTTCTGTTTTGTACCATGGAAGCTGGAAGGAAGGTGTTAAATTTGCCAAAACAAATGCCCGAATGCAAGTTAATTTTGCACCTGAGATCTTGGGTTCCTCTGATATTGAAGCAGATGAAGAACTTGCTGAAGCCGTTACTCAGTTAGCATCTTTAGTGCAGGATTCCATAGTTGCTTTGACTGAGACAGAAAGTCTTTTCAAATCAATGTCCAGATTCCCAGTTTCTCAGTGCTCTGGTTTT GTATTTATTTCAAAGAAGATGGGGAAAGATGTCGCTGAAATTTTCAACGTACTCTTAAATGATATTGAATCATACAATTCTGGAAGAAAGAGTTTTGAGATTGACTATCATTTGCTTGGGAGGGGGTTTCTGAATGAGACAAGATTTGTTCTTGGCAAGATTATATTGGAAACCATGAGTGAAGTTGTTGAAGGAGGAATGGAGGGTGTCAAGGTGGAGGAAACTCATCTGCAGCCAGACTTCACCAAGGAGAATTATGGTCTGGCACTTTCTGATTTTGTGAAGCCACGAGTTGTGAAGGATAGAAATCATAAACGTGGCCTGTCTGAATCTAGTCTTGAACCACAGCACGGGAAGGTGAAGAAACAAAAGTTGGTTAAGAAGAAAAGCAATAGTCTCTCCAAACAGGAGGTAGATGATATGGTGAAGTGCCTGGAGGTGGGTGAGAAGCATCAGACAGTAATCAAGACGGGTCAATTGCCTCAGGTAGAAGCAAATATGACACAGGGAATCATGGTAGAGAGGGAAAATTGTCAATTGCCGGAGATGGAGGTTACAAAGGAAATGCAAGAGGACGTGGAGAATGTTGAGAAGGATAAGAGACATTTGAAGGTGGTGGAGAAGATGCTATCTCAGGATAAGGTAACTAAGAAGGATAAAGTACTTGGCAGTCGTAATTTGAGGCGGGAGGCAAAAACGAAGCAGAAAAAGATGTTAGAGAAGGAAGGATTGGCTTTCTCATCTCAGGTGGCGGTCAAAGGTAAACGCGATGAAGTACTGGTGAAGGAGAATAGCAGTAAACCTTTACTATCAAGCTTGTTCAAGTAA
- the LOC109014131 gene encoding uncharacterized protein LOC109014131 isoform X3, with amino-acid sequence MYTHVHGCLCVCTHVLLKFSLIPLKQVSSFDTVAERAGEKEKVFSLKVPKGCDENDFIRWRNSICRDFTINALFFDPFANTIYDYANGMVDLRSLKLRTLIPAQLSFKEDCARILRGLRIAARLGLSLSKETDTAIHNLSSSVQSLDKGRIGMELNYMLSYGAAAPSLCLLQRYNLLEMLLPFHAAYLQEAKQSAKSSTMLMKLFFYLDKVVTCDRPSDCSLWMGLLAFNQALVNNPQEALVILTFASVLYHGSWKEGVKFAKTNARMQVNFAPEILGSSDIEADEELAEAVTQLASLVQDSIVALTETESLFKSMSRFPVSQCSGFVFISKKMGKDVAEIFNVLLNDIESYNSGRKSFEIDYHLLGRGFLNETRFVLGKIILETMSEVVEGGMEGVKVEETHLQPDFTKENYGLALSDFVKPRVVKDRNHKRGLSESSLEPQHGKVKKQKLVKKKSNSLSKQEVDDMVKCLEVGEKHQTVIKTGQLPQVEANMTQGIMVERENCQLPEMEVTKEMQEDVENVEKDKRHLKVVEKMLSQDKVTKKDKVLGSRNLRREAKTKQKKMLEKEGLAFSSQVAVKGKRDEVLVKENSSKPLLSSLFK; translated from the exons ATGTATACACATGTGCACGGGTGTCTGTGTGTGTGCACACACGTGCTGCTGAAAT TTTCTTTGATTCCTTTGAAACAGGTTTCCAGTTTTGATACAGTGGCAGAACGTGctggagaaaaggaaaaagttttttCCTTGAAAGTTCCAAAAGGCTGTGATGAGAACGACTTCATACGCTGGAGAAACTCCATTTGTAGAGACTTCACTATCAATGC CTTGTTCTTTGACCCTTTTGCCAACACAATATATGATTACGCTAATGGAATGGTGGACTTAAGATCCCTAAAG CTGCGAACATTGATCCCTGCTCAATTGTCATTCAAAGAGGATTGtg CAAGAATTTTGCGGGGCTTAAGAATTGCAGCTCGTTTGGGCTTATCATTATCAAAGGAGACAGATACTGCAATTCATAACCTCTCATCATCTGTTCAGAGTTTAGACAAG GGCAGGATAGGGATGGAGTTGAACTATATGCTGTCTTATGGAGCTGCCGCACCTTCTCTCTGCTTGCTTCAGAGATATAACCTACTTGAAATGCTACTTCCATTTCAT GCAGCATATCTTCAAGAGGCCAAGCAGAGTGCCAAGAGTTCCACTATGTTGATG AAATTATTCTTCTATTTGGATAAAGTGGTTACTTGTGATCGACCTTCTGATTGCAGTCTATG GATGGGACTGTTGGCTTTCAACCAGGCATTAGTAAATAACCCTCAAGAGGCtcttgtgattttaacatttgcTTCTGTTTTGTACCATGGAAGCTGGAAGGAAGGTGTTAAATTTGCCAAAACAAATGCCCGAATGCAAGTTAATTTTGCACCTGAGATCTTGGGTTCCTCTGATATTGAAGCAGATGAAGAACTTGCTGAAGCCGTTACTCAGTTAGCATCTTTAGTGCAGGATTCCATAGTTGCTTTGACTGAGACAGAAAGTCTTTTCAAATCAATGTCCAGATTCCCAGTTTCTCAGTGCTCTGGTTTT GTATTTATTTCAAAGAAGATGGGGAAAGATGTCGCTGAAATTTTCAACGTACTCTTAAATGATATTGAATCATACAATTCTGGAAGAAAGAGTTTTGAGATTGACTATCATTTGCTTGGGAGGGGGTTTCTGAATGAGACAAGATTTGTTCTTGGCAAGATTATATTGGAAACCATGAGTGAAGTTGTTGAAGGAGGAATGGAGGGTGTCAAGGTGGAGGAAACTCATCTGCAGCCAGACTTCACCAAGGAGAATTATGGTCTGGCACTTTCTGATTTTGTGAAGCCACGAGTTGTGAAGGATAGAAATCATAAACGTGGCCTGTCTGAATCTAGTCTTGAACCACAGCACGGGAAGGTGAAGAAACAAAAGTTGGTTAAGAAGAAAAGCAATAGTCTCTCCAAACAGGAGGTAGATGATATGGTGAAGTGCCTGGAGGTGGGTGAGAAGCATCAGACAGTAATCAAGACGGGTCAATTGCCTCAGGTAGAAGCAAATATGACACAGGGAATCATGGTAGAGAGGGAAAATTGTCAATTGCCGGAGATGGAGGTTACAAAGGAAATGCAAGAGGACGTGGAGAATGTTGAGAAGGATAAGAGACATTTGAAGGTGGTGGAGAAGATGCTATCTCAGGATAAGGTAACTAAGAAGGATAAAGTACTTGGCAGTCGTAATTTGAGGCGGGAGGCAAAAACGAAGCAGAAAAAGATGTTAGAGAAGGAAGGATTGGCTTTCTCATCTCAGGTGGCGGTCAAAGGTAAACGCGATGAAGTACTGGTGAAGGAGAATAGCAGTAAACCTTTACTATCAAGCTTGTTCAAGTAA
- the LOC109014131 gene encoding uncharacterized protein LOC109014131 isoform X2, with product MFHGQRFKHTSAEEGSQAQLYVDMGSSSVANGGHIDKSKWTKFDSRIFGISRSIIPQASWVVLKILRSEGFQAYLVGGCVRDLLLNKTPKDFDVITTAKLKQIKKQFHHAEIVGRRFPICKVHIKGSVIEVSSFDTVAERAGEKEKVFSLKVPKGCDENDFIRWRNSICRDFTINALFFDPFANTIYDYANGMVDLRSLKLRTLIPAQLSFKEDCARILRGLRIAARLGLSLSKETDTAIHNLSSSVQSLDKGRIGMELNYMLSYGAAAPSLCLLQRYNLLEMLLPFHAAYLQEAKQSAKSSTMLMKLFFYLDKVVTCDRPSDCSLWMGLLAFNQALVNNPQEALVILTFASVLYHGSWKEGVKFAKTNARMQVNFAPEILGSSDIEADEELAEAVTQLASLVQDSIVALTETESLFKSMSRFPVSQCSGFVFISKKMGKDVAEIFNVLLNDIESYNSGRKSFEIDYHLLGRGFLNETRFVLGKIILETMSEVVEGGMEGVKVEETHLQPDFTKENYGLALSDFVKPRVVKDRNHKRGLSESSLEPQHGKVKKQKLVKKKSNSLSKQEVDDMVKCLEVGEKHQTVIKTGQLPQVEANMTQGIMVERENCQLPEMEVTKEMQEDVENVEKDKRHLKVVEKMLSQDKVTKKDKVLGSRNLRREAKTKQKKMLEKEGLAFSSQVAVKGKRDEVLVKENSSKPLLSSLFK from the exons ATGTTTCATGGGCAGAGATTTAAACATACGTCAGCCGAAGAAGGTTCGCAAGCCCAATTATACGTGGATATGGGTTCTTCATCTGTAGCCAATGGAG GCCATATTGATAAGTCGAAATGGACAAAGTTCGATTCCAGAATATTTGGGATAAGCCGTTCAATAATCCCGCAAGCCTCATGGGTTGTGTTAAAAATTCTTAGGAGTGAAG GGTTTCAAGCCTATCTAGTGGGAGGCTGTGTTAGAGATTTGCTCCTAAATAAGACACCAAAAGATTTTGATGTGATTACCACAGCTAAACTTAAGCAG ATCAAGAAACAGTTTCATCATGCTGAGATCGTTGGACGGCGATTTCCTATATGCAAGGTGCATATCAAAGGGTCTGTAATTGAG GTTTCCAGTTTTGATACAGTGGCAGAACGTGctggagaaaaggaaaaagttttttCCTTGAAAGTTCCAAAAGGCTGTGATGAGAACGACTTCATACGCTGGAGAAACTCCATTTGTAGAGACTTCACTATCAATGC CTTGTTCTTTGACCCTTTTGCCAACACAATATATGATTACGCTAATGGAATGGTGGACTTAAGATCCCTAAAG CTGCGAACATTGATCCCTGCTCAATTGTCATTCAAAGAGGATTGtg CAAGAATTTTGCGGGGCTTAAGAATTGCAGCTCGTTTGGGCTTATCATTATCAAAGGAGACAGATACTGCAATTCATAACCTCTCATCATCTGTTCAGAGTTTAGACAAG GGCAGGATAGGGATGGAGTTGAACTATATGCTGTCTTATGGAGCTGCCGCACCTTCTCTCTGCTTGCTTCAGAGATATAACCTACTTGAAATGCTACTTCCATTTCAT GCAGCATATCTTCAAGAGGCCAAGCAGAGTGCCAAGAGTTCCACTATGTTGATG AAATTATTCTTCTATTTGGATAAAGTGGTTACTTGTGATCGACCTTCTGATTGCAGTCTATG GATGGGACTGTTGGCTTTCAACCAGGCATTAGTAAATAACCCTCAAGAGGCtcttgtgattttaacatttgcTTCTGTTTTGTACCATGGAAGCTGGAAGGAAGGTGTTAAATTTGCCAAAACAAATGCCCGAATGCAAGTTAATTTTGCACCTGAGATCTTGGGTTCCTCTGATATTGAAGCAGATGAAGAACTTGCTGAAGCCGTTACTCAGTTAGCATCTTTAGTGCAGGATTCCATAGTTGCTTTGACTGAGACAGAAAGTCTTTTCAAATCAATGTCCAGATTCCCAGTTTCTCAGTGCTCTGGTTTT GTATTTATTTCAAAGAAGATGGGGAAAGATGTCGCTGAAATTTTCAACGTACTCTTAAATGATATTGAATCATACAATTCTGGAAGAAAGAGTTTTGAGATTGACTATCATTTGCTTGGGAGGGGGTTTCTGAATGAGACAAGATTTGTTCTTGGCAAGATTATATTGGAAACCATGAGTGAAGTTGTTGAAGGAGGAATGGAGGGTGTCAAGGTGGAGGAAACTCATCTGCAGCCAGACTTCACCAAGGAGAATTATGGTCTGGCACTTTCTGATTTTGTGAAGCCACGAGTTGTGAAGGATAGAAATCATAAACGTGGCCTGTCTGAATCTAGTCTTGAACCACAGCACGGGAAGGTGAAGAAACAAAAGTTGGTTAAGAAGAAAAGCAATAGTCTCTCCAAACAGGAGGTAGATGATATGGTGAAGTGCCTGGAGGTGGGTGAGAAGCATCAGACAGTAATCAAGACGGGTCAATTGCCTCAGGTAGAAGCAAATATGACACAGGGAATCATGGTAGAGAGGGAAAATTGTCAATTGCCGGAGATGGAGGTTACAAAGGAAATGCAAGAGGACGTGGAGAATGTTGAGAAGGATAAGAGACATTTGAAGGTGGTGGAGAAGATGCTATCTCAGGATAAGGTAACTAAGAAGGATAAAGTACTTGGCAGTCGTAATTTGAGGCGGGAGGCAAAAACGAAGCAGAAAAAGATGTTAGAGAAGGAAGGATTGGCTTTCTCATCTCAGGTGGCGGTCAAAGGTAAACGCGATGAAGTACTGGTGAAGGAGAATAGCAGTAAACCTTTACTATCAAGCTTGTTCAAGTAA